The window CAACAGATCGGCCATTTCGCCCAATAATAATTTTAAGGCCCATGCAGGCGTATGCAGGAAATGAGGGCGGTGCAGTGCCTTTGCTAATGCAGCACTAAATTCAGCATTGCTGATCACATGTGGGGTGGTTGCATTATAAACCCCCGAGCAATGTGCGTTTTCCAGTAAAAATCGGATCACATAAACCAGATCGGTACGAGTGATCCAAGACACCATCTGTTTTCCGGAACCAAGTGGCCCACCCAAACCCAACCAATATGCCGCCAGCATTTTAGCTAAGGCACCGCCTTGTGTGCCTAGCACTAAACCTATCCGAATAATGCAAACCCGACAGTTAAACGATGATGCTTGTTGTGCCAGCTCTTCCCAGTGCGCACAAACCCGGTTAGGAAAATCTGTTTGTGTGGGAACAAAATGTTCATCTAACGGTTCTGTTCCCTGAGCGCCATAAAAACCGATTGCTGAGGCATTGATCCAGATCCGAGGTGTCGGAGTGCTATTTTTTAGTTTTGTCAGCAAGGCTTCCGTGATCAGCCAGCGGCTTTCACTGATACGGCGTTTTTGTTCCACACTCCAGCGTTTAGCGGCCAGCGACTCACCGGCTAAATTAATAATAGCATCCACACCATCGAGGGAATTTAGCTGTTCCAGTTGGATAACTTTAGAGTTATCCACAGCCAATCGCTTAGCTGCTAACGTTGGTCGTCGGCTAACCAATAATAGTTCATGATCTGTCCGTAATAAATTGACTAAAGATTGACCAATAAAACCGCTGGCACCAGTGATCAGGATCTTCATATGACCGCCTTGCTGATAAAGTGAGCAATTCGCAGAGCGAGAGACTGTAATCAGTATGTCGGATATGCGTATTCAGATGTTTTTTTCTTCAGATCACGATTTCAATTCATTGATCTTATCCACATT of the uncultured Tolumonas sp. genome contains:
- a CDS encoding TIGR01777 family oxidoreductase, producing the protein MKILITGASGFIGQSLVNLLRTDHELLLVSRRPTLAAKRLAVDNSKVIQLEQLNSLDGVDAIINLAGESLAAKRWSVEQKRRISESRWLITEALLTKLKNSTPTPRIWINASAIGFYGAQGTEPLDEHFVPTQTDFPNRVCAHWEELAQQASSFNCRVCIIRIGLVLGTQGGALAKMLAAYWLGLGGPLGSGKQMVSWITRTDLVYVIRFLLENAHCSGVYNATTPHVISNAEFSAALAKALHRPHFLHTPAWALKLLLGEMADLLLNGQNVLPTRLLEAGFQFRYPTLPEALHHVLED